The Blastomonas fulva genome contains a region encoding:
- the gspF gene encoding type II secretion system inner membrane protein GspF yields MADFAYKVIDSAGRERQGRISAPSDAQARAALIRKAFHIVTVTPAPPRKALISQRTARLSAKQLTLFTRQMSSLMSVSPLEEALRTISRQTEKANAREVLINVHAGVMEGQSLAEAMAREPRSFPPLFRAMISAGESSGSLPVITERLAALLEQQAEVRGKIISALAYPIILTLVAFGVVAGLMISVVPRVVEQFDNASTQLPLITRIVIGISDFLSNWWWALAIAMVLAGVAFWRAMKVASFKYRFDGMLVKLPLIGRLIRDMNAARLARTLATMVHSRLPLLEGMKLTTRTVRNAVLREALEEAVESIRSGGSLSGALRNAGTFPPLLVYLVASGESAGQLDTMLERAADYLEREFQNFTSTAMALLEPAIIVVMGGVVALIILSILLPILQLQNLTGL; encoded by the coding sequence ATGGCTGACTTTGCCTATAAGGTGATCGATTCCGCCGGGCGCGAGCGACAGGGGCGGATCAGCGCGCCTTCGGATGCGCAGGCGCGCGCGGCGCTGATCCGCAAGGCGTTCCACATCGTCACCGTTACCCCCGCGCCGCCGCGCAAGGCGCTGATCTCGCAGCGCACCGCACGATTGAGCGCCAAGCAGCTCACCCTGTTCACCCGGCAGATGTCGTCGCTGATGAGCGTCAGCCCCCTGGAAGAGGCGCTGCGCACGATCAGCCGCCAGACCGAAAAGGCCAATGCACGCGAGGTGCTGATCAACGTGCATGCGGGCGTGATGGAAGGGCAGTCGCTCGCCGAAGCGATGGCGCGCGAGCCGCGCAGCTTCCCGCCTTTGTTCCGCGCGATGATCAGCGCGGGCGAAAGCTCGGGCTCGCTGCCGGTGATTACCGAGCGGCTCGCAGCCTTGCTCGAACAGCAGGCCGAGGTGCGCGGCAAGATCATCTCGGCGCTCGCTTATCCGATCATCCTGACCCTGGTCGCGTTCGGCGTGGTGGCCGGGCTGATGATCTCGGTGGTGCCGCGCGTGGTCGAACAGTTCGACAATGCCTCTACTCAGCTGCCGCTGATCACGCGGATCGTCATCGGCATCTCCGATTTTCTCAGCAACTGGTGGTGGGCGCTGGCCATTGCGATGGTGCTCGCAGGCGTCGCCTTCTGGCGCGCCATGAAGGTGGCTTCGTTCAAATACCGCTTCGATGGCATGCTGGTCAAGCTGCCGCTGATCGGGCGGCTGATCCGCGACATGAACGCGGCAAGGCTGGCGCGGACGCTGGCGACCATGGTGCACAGCCGCCTGCCTCTGCTCGAAGGCATGAAGCTGACCACCCGCACCGTCCGCAACGCGGTGCTGCGCGAAGCGCTCGAGGAGGCGGTCGAATCGATCCGTTCGGGCGGCTCGCTTTCGGGCGCGCTCAGGAATGCGGGGACCTTTCCGCCGCTGCTGGTGTATCTTGTCGCCAGCGGCGAGAGCGCAGGCCAGCTCGATACCATGCTCGAGCGCGCCGCCGATTATCTCGAACGCGAGTTCCAGAATTTCACCTCCACCGCGATGGCCCTGCTAGAACCAGCTATCATCGTGGTCATGGGCGGGGTGGTCGCGCTGATCATCCTGTCGATCCTGCTGCCGATCCTGCAGCTTCAGAACCTGACTGGCTTATGA
- the gspE gene encoding type II secretion system ATPase GspE, with amino-acid sequence MMLDIPYGFARDNGVVMLGEADGRLKVALREGADPITLLEVRRYLAMPFDVELAPVAQFERYLSDHYAVEGNAAAMASSMNIDGSDLEMLASDLPSAEDLLDSADDAPAIRLINGVIAEAARQGVSDIHIEPYETGLVIRMRMDGVLQEKLRMPPNVAPVIVSRIKVMARLDIAERRVPQDGRIGLTIGGKLLDVRVSTLPSRAGERVVLRLLDKENANMDLGLLGMSPRTHKILAEALSEPNGIVLVTGPTGSGKTTTLYSCLKQLNDGSRNMLTVEDPVEYAIEGVGQTQVNPKVGLTFAAGLRAILRQDPDVVMIGEIRDHETAEIAVQASLTGHLVLSTVHTNDAIGAITRMRDMKIEPFLLASTLRAVVAQRLVRRLCPECREPVQADGSLASLLGFDKGTVVYRPVGCDSCNHTGFQGRIGVFEAVRVDETIRRLINDGGDEAIIARHAFLNAPNLGSAARELVRTGQTTAEEAIRISRREAEPVPEPLRA; translated from the coding sequence ATGATGCTCGACATTCCCTATGGTTTTGCCCGCGACAACGGCGTGGTGATGCTGGGCGAGGCCGACGGGCGGCTCAAGGTCGCGCTGCGCGAGGGCGCGGACCCGATCACCTTGCTCGAGGTGCGGCGCTATCTGGCGATGCCGTTCGATGTCGAGCTCGCCCCGGTGGCGCAGTTCGAGCGCTATCTGTCGGATCATTATGCGGTCGAAGGCAATGCCGCGGCGATGGCAAGCTCGATGAACATCGATGGCAGCGATCTGGAGATGCTGGCGAGCGACCTTCCCAGTGCCGAGGATTTGCTCGACAGCGCCGACGATGCGCCTGCGATCCGGCTGATCAACGGCGTCATCGCCGAGGCGGCGCGGCAGGGCGTGTCGGATATCCACATCGAGCCCTATGAGACCGGGCTCGTGATCCGGATGCGGATGGATGGCGTGCTGCAGGAAAAGCTGCGGATGCCGCCCAATGTCGCGCCGGTGATCGTCAGCCGCATCAAGGTGATGGCGCGATTGGACATCGCCGAACGCCGCGTGCCGCAGGATGGCCGCATCGGGCTGACGATTGGCGGCAAACTGCTCGACGTGCGCGTATCGACGCTGCCCAGCCGGGCTGGCGAGCGCGTGGTGCTGCGTTTGCTCGACAAGGAAAACGCCAATATGGATCTGGGGCTGCTGGGCATGAGCCCGCGCACCCACAAGATCCTTGCCGAGGCGCTGTCCGAGCCCAATGGCATCGTGCTGGTTACGGGTCCCACCGGATCGGGCAAGACCACCACGCTCTATTCGTGCCTCAAGCAGCTCAACGACGGCTCGCGCAACATGCTGACCGTCGAGGACCCGGTCGAGTACGCCATCGAGGGTGTCGGCCAGACTCAGGTGAACCCCAAGGTCGGGCTGACCTTCGCCGCCGGGCTGCGCGCGATCCTGCGCCAGGACCCCGATGTGGTGATGATCGGCGAAATCCGCGATCACGAAACCGCCGAGATCGCGGTGCAGGCCTCGCTGACCGGGCATCTGGTGCTCTCGACCGTCCACACCAACGATGCGATCGGCGCGATCACCCGGATGCGCGACATGAAGATCGAGCCGTTCCTGCTCGCCTCGACCTTGCGCGCGGTCGTCGCGCAGCGGCTGGTGCGGCGGCTGTGCCCCGAATGCCGCGAGCCGGTGCAGGCCGATGGCTCGCTCGCCTCTTTGCTCGGCTTCGACAAGGGTACCGTGGTCTATCGCCCGGTCGGCTGCGATTCGTGCAACCATACCGGCTTCCAGGGCCGCATCGGCGTGTTCGAGGCGGTGCGGGTGGATGAAACCATTCGCCGCCTGATCAACGATGGCGGCGACGAGGCCATCATCGCGCGGCACGCCTTCCTCAACGCGCCCAATCTGGGCTCGGCGGCGCGCGAACTGGTGCGCACCGGCCAGACCACGGCGGAAGAGGCGATCCGCATTTCGCGGCGCGAGGCCGAGCCGGTGCCCGAACCGCTGAGAGCCTGA
- the gspD gene encoding type II secretion system secretin GspD encodes MKKHISTLALCAALVFASPLAAQHSLNVRDADVRAFIEDAATVTGRTFIIDGRVQGKVSVVTDRPLSRSEYFEVFLSTLRANGLIAVPTANGAYRIQPTDGAASAPGRVGSRGGQNEFVTEVFRLRAIDATTAVETLRPLVSREGSITANRSGNSLVVADYADNIRRIRALIGQIDRDNATTQVITLNHAGAREIAMTLQQLAPAPGGGAEGGGGGAPLVSVVAVDSSNSVALRGDAPTVARLTAIARELDARAANGSEIRVIWLDYADAEQLVPVLQMMVGAQGGGGLQPMSATPAAAPSANGAAPAAASAPIGGAVGLSNGRGTAIITRYEGANAVIISAPVDVQRSLAELVRQLDIRQEQVLVEAIIVEISDRVARELGVQFLIGGKDIPFLVTPFSNVAPNILDIAGGILANDLDETTTVINGDTVTTSNNSAVGDFLRQNAANRILGARGGYTGFAADIGNNRVLGAIINAVQEDSESNILSTPSLTVNDNVQGSILFGQEIPISTGEALSNNFDNAFRTIQRQNVGIELEVKPQINAGNQVKLDIRQEVSSIVGPVSNDFNELIINKREVKTTVTVKDREIIALGGLLDDNERRTIQKIPLLGDIPIIGELFKSRGRERTKTNLMVFIRPTILRTAEDAQAIAARRYNYVRAAQIEFNPKVEPSLDTIVRDYLGANIPVAAPPGPNDQLIAPRPMPGSGPLDTTTLPASQPGQAELPPVGGDRP; translated from the coding sequence ATGAAAAAACACATTTCAACCCTGGCGCTTTGCGCCGCGCTCGTGTTCGCGTCACCTCTGGCCGCGCAGCACAGCCTCAATGTCCGCGATGCCGATGTACGCGCCTTTATCGAGGATGCGGCCACGGTGACCGGGCGCACGTTCATCATCGATGGCCGTGTGCAGGGCAAGGTTTCAGTTGTGACCGACCGACCCTTGAGCCGCAGCGAGTATTTCGAGGTGTTCCTCTCCACGCTGCGCGCCAACGGGCTGATCGCGGTGCCGACCGCCAACGGCGCCTATCGCATCCAGCCGACCGATGGCGCAGCGTCTGCGCCGGGCCGGGTGGGCAGTCGCGGCGGGCAGAACGAGTTCGTCACCGAGGTCTTCCGCCTGCGCGCGATCGACGCGACCACCGCGGTCGAGACGCTGCGTCCGCTTGTCAGCCGCGAAGGATCGATCACCGCCAACCGCAGCGGCAACAGCCTGGTCGTCGCCGATTATGCCGACAACATCCGCCGCATCCGCGCGCTGATCGGCCAGATCGACCGCGACAATGCGACCACCCAGGTGATCACGCTCAACCATGCCGGCGCGCGCGAGATCGCGATGACGCTGCAGCAGCTGGCGCCCGCGCCCGGCGGCGGCGCGGAAGGCGGCGGGGGCGGCGCGCCGCTGGTGTCGGTCGTCGCGGTGGATTCGAGCAATTCGGTCGCGCTGCGCGGCGATGCGCCCACCGTTGCGCGGCTGACCGCGATCGCCAGGGAGCTCGATGCGCGCGCTGCGAACGGCAGCGAGATCCGCGTGATCTGGCTCGATTATGCCGATGCCGAGCAATTGGTGCCGGTGCTGCAAATGATGGTCGGCGCGCAGGGCGGCGGCGGTTTGCAGCCGATGTCCGCGACGCCTGCGGCGGCTCCCTCTGCCAATGGCGCAGCCCCGGCTGCGGCGTCCGCCCCGATCGGCGGCGCGGTGGGGCTTTCGAACGGACGCGGCACCGCGATCATCACCCGGTATGAAGGTGCCAATGCGGTGATCATCTCCGCACCGGTCGATGTCCAGCGCTCGCTCGCCGAGCTCGTGCGCCAGCTCGATATCCGCCAGGAACAGGTGCTGGTCGAGGCGATCATCGTCGAGATCTCCGACCGGGTCGCTCGCGAGCTCGGCGTGCAGTTCCTGATCGGCGGCAAGGACATTCCGTTCCTCGTCACCCCGTTCTCCAACGTCGCGCCCAACATCCTCGATATCGCGGGCGGCATTCTCGCCAACGATCTGGATGAGACCACCACGGTGATCAACGGTGATACCGTGACCACCAGCAACAACAGCGCGGTGGGCGATTTCCTGCGCCAGAACGCTGCCAACCGCATCTTGGGCGCGCGCGGCGGCTATACCGGCTTTGCTGCCGATATCGGCAACAACCGGGTCTTGGGCGCGATCATCAATGCGGTGCAGGAGGACAGCGAGTCCAACATCCTGTCGACGCCATCGCTGACCGTGAACGACAATGTGCAGGGCTCGATCCTGTTCGGCCAGGAGATCCCGATCAGCACCGGCGAGGCGCTGTCGAACAATTTCGACAACGCCTTCCGCACCATCCAGCGGCAGAATGTCGGCATCGAGCTCGAGGTGAAGCCGCAGATCAACGCGGGCAACCAGGTCAAGCTTGACATACGGCAGGAGGTCAGCTCGATCGTCGGGCCGGTGAGCAACGATTTCAACGAGCTGATCATCAACAAGCGCGAGGTCAAGACCACGGTCACGGTCAAGGACCGCGAGATCATCGCTTTGGGCGGTCTGCTCGACGACAACGAGCGCCGCACGATCCAGAAGATCCCGCTGCTCGGCGACATCCCGATCATCGGCGAGCTGTTCAAGTCGCGCGGCCGCGAGCGGACCAAGACCAACCTGATGGTGTTCATCCGCCCGACGATCCTGCGCACAGCCGAGGACGCGCAGGCGATTGCGGCGCGGCGCTACAATTATGTCCGCGCGGCGCAGATCGAGTTCAACCCCAAGGTCGAACCCTCGCTCGACACCATCGTGCGCGACTATCTGGGCGCGAACATTCCGGTCGCCGCGCCGCCGGGGCCGAATGACCAGCTGATCGCGCCGCGTCCGATGCCCGGTAGCGGACCGCTCGACACAACCACGCTGCCTGCCAGCCAGCCCGGCCAGGCCGAGCTGCCGCCGGTGGGGGGAGACCGGCCATGA
- a CDS encoding type II secretion system protein N, with protein sequence MASAAHHGAQTGLGASLSRFRSARFAAPASGLARFLPKGLYGWLRALLILALVIQIARLMWTIITPIAPLGDWQARTAKVMSAPSRAALFASFDGFDRAAAAGDASAAVTSLDLTLYGLRMNEASGGGSAIIAGSDGVQRSYGVGEEVAPGVKLVQVLFDHVVLERGGLRESLFIDQSVPADTVGDTAAAPATTAQALPVAQAGPLTAEAITAGIGFAPRTENGRVSGFAVTPKADGAVFAQAGFKPGDIVTEINGRKVSSAQDGAALAGQLRPGARLSLLIERGTETLPIALIIPEP encoded by the coding sequence GTGGCATCAGCGGCCCATCACGGCGCGCAGACAGGCCTTGGTGCTTCTCTTTCCCGATTCCGGTCGGCAAGATTTGCAGCCCCGGCCAGTGGTCTGGCGCGGTTTCTGCCCAAGGGGTTGTATGGCTGGCTGCGGGCGCTGCTGATCCTTGCGCTGGTCATCCAGATCGCGCGGCTGATGTGGACCATCATCACACCGATCGCGCCTTTGGGCGACTGGCAGGCGCGCACCGCCAAGGTGATGTCCGCGCCTTCGCGCGCAGCGCTGTTCGCGAGCTTCGACGGGTTCGACCGCGCGGCGGCCGCGGGCGATGCCAGCGCGGCAGTCACCTCGCTCGATCTGACGCTCTACGGTTTGCGGATGAACGAGGCTTCGGGCGGCGGTTCGGCGATCATCGCCGGGTCGGACGGCGTCCAGCGCAGCTATGGCGTGGGCGAGGAGGTGGCACCGGGCGTCAAGCTGGTGCAGGTGCTGTTCGATCATGTCGTGCTCGAACGCGGCGGATTGCGCGAGAGCCTGTTCATCGACCAGTCGGTTCCCGCCGATACCGTGGGCGACACTGCGGCGGCGCCAGCCACAACGGCGCAGGCGCTGCCTGTGGCGCAGGCCGGGCCGCTCACTGCAGAGGCGATCACCGCGGGCATCGGCTTTGCCCCGCGCACCGAGAACGGGCGGGTCAGCGGTTTTGCCGTCACCCCCAAGGCCGATGGCGCGGTGTTCGCGCAGGCCGGCTTCAAGCCCGGCGATATCGTCACCGAAATCAACGGCCGCAAGGTCAGCTCCGCGCAGGATGGCGCGGCGTTGGCAGGGCAGCTTCGTCCCGGAGCCCGGCTGTCGCTGCTCATCGAGCGCGGCACCGAGACCCTTCCCATTGCGCTGATCATACCGGAACCATGA
- a CDS encoding TonB-dependent receptor domain-containing protein: MAKLTPLSFAALLMASSGLVSPAAFAQEAPAQPTQDAAQPAAEEPAAEEPAQEEIEISGPGAGGGSSEIVVRGRFIPNPIRATSEVLSVLSEADIARTADGDIAGSLQRVTGLSVVGGRFVFVRGLGERYSLALMNGSPLTSPDPLRRTVPLDIFPTSVIASTTIQKSYSVDYPGEFGGGAINLTTKSVPRDPFFKIEVGTGGDTITTGEVGYTYFGSSTDFTGFDNGARTLPRNLRNAFASGNPISVGANFTAGEVRDLTASLANANTALIQRNNNIPVNFSGQISGATSFLIGDVNIGIVGATGINNTWRTRGGVQQISQGIVPVNGVDTLNPDIDFRYLTTENRIVVNGLLGITADVGEHKFKLTNVFIRDTLKDASIREGIDARVTDTRLINRSRTNWFERQLMNTQFVGEMKFDDFRLNFRGSYANSQREAPYERTFDYTFNAVAGDFVNDLQSAGEGARIAFSDLDDNVYGANVDLAYDTDIGFPITFSAGYAYYKNDRTSIRRDFRFLSGQGPLPFAVSQQRPDFLLSDFNVYTFDVRLVETSGTNGAAAYDAGLEVHAGYLQFEAKFTDTLKLQAGVRYEDGSQFVLPIDLFGLGSANLVATSIKKDDFLPAATLTWNLAEDMQVRFAASKTIARPQFRELAPQQYLDLEFDRTFFGNPFLKNSRLINLEARYEYFFGRDERVTAAIFYKDIKDPIENLGFRQGDNFFTTFANAPTATLYGAEIELVKYFDLIDLGGTFFEERRLLIAGNYTYTNSDVKVTAQDQIADPLSGNMVAASTIFRTGGFALTGQSDHIANMQVGLEGTGERLSQQTILLSWNSNRVTNRGPAGQPDFVEYTGPRLDFVWREGFKVFNKVAELKFEARNLLGTDYVEFQQLNTSTILNNAYDIGRAFSISASLQF, translated from the coding sequence ATGGCGAAATTGACGCCGCTTTCATTCGCTGCATTGCTGATGGCCAGCTCAGGCTTGGTTTCGCCGGCCGCCTTCGCCCAGGAAGCCCCCGCGCAGCCGACCCAGGATGCCGCCCAGCCGGCTGCCGAGGAACCGGCTGCCGAGGAGCCCGCCCAGGAAGAGATCGAAATCTCCGGTCCCGGCGCAGGCGGCGGCAGCAGTGAAATCGTGGTGCGCGGTCGCTTCATCCCCAACCCGATCCGAGCGACCTCCGAGGTGCTCTCGGTCCTCAGCGAAGCCGACATCGCGCGCACCGCCGATGGCGACATTGCCGGATCGCTGCAGCGCGTGACCGGCCTCAGCGTCGTCGGCGGCCGCTTCGTGTTCGTTCGCGGTCTGGGTGAACGCTATTCGCTCGCGCTGATGAACGGATCGCCGCTGACCTCGCCCGATCCGCTGCGCCGCACCGTGCCGCTCGACATCTTCCCGACCAGCGTCATCGCCTCGACCACCATCCAGAAGAGCTATTCGGTGGACTATCCGGGCGAATTCGGCGGTGGCGCAATCAACCTCACCACCAAGTCGGTTCCGCGCGACCCGTTCTTCAAGATCGAGGTCGGCACCGGCGGCGACACCATCACCACCGGCGAGGTGGGCTATACCTATTTCGGCTCCTCGACCGACTTCACCGGCTTCGACAATGGCGCGCGCACCCTGCCGCGCAACCTGCGCAACGCCTTTGCCTCGGGCAATCCGATTTCCGTGGGGGCCAATTTCACCGCCGGTGAAGTGCGCGACCTGACCGCAAGCCTGGCCAACGCCAACACTGCGCTGATCCAGCGCAACAACAACATCCCGGTCAATTTCTCGGGCCAGATCAGCGGCGCGACCAGCTTTCTGATCGGCGATGTCAACATCGGCATCGTCGGCGCGACCGGCATCAACAACACCTGGCGTACGCGCGGCGGCGTCCAGCAGATCTCGCAGGGTATCGTGCCGGTGAACGGCGTCGATACGCTCAACCCCGACATCGATTTCCGCTACCTGACCACCGAGAACCGCATCGTCGTCAACGGCCTGCTGGGCATCACCGCGGACGTCGGCGAGCACAAGTTCAAGCTCACCAACGTCTTCATCCGCGATACGCTCAAGGACGCCTCGATCCGTGAAGGCATCGACGCGCGCGTCACCGACACCCGGTTGATCAACCGCAGCCGTACCAACTGGTTCGAGCGCCAGCTGATGAACACCCAGTTCGTCGGCGAGATGAAGTTCGACGATTTCCGCCTCAACTTCCGCGGCAGCTACGCCAATTCGCAGCGCGAAGCCCCGTATGAGCGGACGTTCGACTATACCTTCAACGCGGTCGCTGGTGACTTCGTCAACGATCTCCAGTCGGCGGGCGAGGGCGCGCGCATCGCGTTCAGCGATCTCGACGACAATGTCTACGGCGCCAATGTCGACCTCGCTTATGACACCGACATCGGCTTTCCGATCACCTTCTCGGCCGGCTATGCCTATTACAAGAACGACCGCACCTCGATCCGCCGCGACTTCCGCTTCCTGAGCGGGCAGGGACCGCTGCCGTTTGCGGTTTCGCAGCAGCGCCCCGACTTCCTGCTGTCGGACTTCAACGTCTACACCTTCGATGTCCGTCTGGTCGAAACCTCGGGCACCAACGGCGCGGCAGCCTATGATGCCGGGCTGGAAGTGCATGCAGGCTATCTGCAGTTCGAAGCCAAGTTCACCGACACCCTCAAGCTTCAGGCTGGCGTGCGCTATGAAGATGGCTCCCAGTTCGTGCTGCCGATCGATCTGTTCGGCCTGGGCAGCGCCAATCTGGTGGCGACCAGCATCAAGAAGGATGACTTTCTGCCTGCCGCGACGCTGACCTGGAACCTGGCCGAGGACATGCAGGTGCGCTTTGCCGCCTCCAAGACCATCGCCCGGCCGCAGTTCCGCGAACTCGCGCCGCAGCAGTATCTCGATCTGGAATTCGACCGCACCTTCTTCGGCAACCCGTTCCTCAAGAACAGCCGCCTGATCAACCTCGAAGCGCGCTACGAATATTTCTTCGGGCGTGACGAGCGCGTGACCGCCGCGATCTTCTACAAGGACATCAAGGATCCGATCGAAAACCTCGGTTTCCGTCAGGGCGACAACTTCTTCACCACCTTCGCCAACGCGCCGACCGCCACGCTGTACGGTGCGGAAATCGAGCTGGTGAAATATTTCGATCTGATCGATCTGGGCGGCACCTTCTTCGAGGAACGCCGTCTGCTGATCGCGGGCAACTACACCTACACCAATTCGGATGTGAAGGTGACCGCGCAGGACCAGATCGCCGATCCGCTGAGCGGCAACATGGTCGCCGCCTCGACGATCTTCCGCACCGGCGGCTTTGCGCTGACCGGCCAGTCCGATCATATCGCCAACATGCAGGTCGGGCTTGAAGGCACCGGCGAACGTCTGTCGCAGCAGACCATCCTGCTGTCGTGGAACAGCAACCGCGTGACCAACCGCGGTCCTGCGGGCCAGCCCGATTTCGTCGAATACACCGGTCCCCGGCTCGACTTCGTGTGGCGCGAGGGCTTCAAGGTCTTCAACAAGGTCGCCGAGCTCAAGTTCGAGGCCCGCAACCTGCTGGGAACCGATTATGTCGAGTTCCAGCAGCTCAACACTTCGACCATTCTCAACAACGCCTATGACATCGGCCGGGCCTTCTCGATCAGCGCATCGCTGCAGTTCTGA
- a CDS encoding tetratricopeptide repeat protein, with product MNTKVIAIAALAALGMAAPGFAQPVQNRAAANEIGYDAGALGYAALLQGNYPAALEQMQAAEKQVSPAARRDPARLINMGLAYAKMGDVASARQHYQAAINAPASFDIILSDGRVMDSRVAARHAMRRLDQGYASR from the coding sequence ATGAACACCAAAGTTATCGCAATCGCGGCCCTGGCCGCCCTCGGTATGGCTGCGCCTGGCTTTGCCCAGCCTGTGCAGAACCGGGCGGCGGCGAATGAAATCGGTTATGATGCCGGCGCGCTGGGCTATGCCGCGCTGCTGCAGGGCAATTACCCGGCCGCTCTGGAACAGATGCAGGCCGCAGAGAAACAGGTTTCACCGGCTGCCCGCCGCGATCCCGCAAGGTTGATCAACATGGGGCTGGCCTATGCCAAGATGGGCGATGTTGCTTCGGCGCGTCAGCATTACCAGGCGGCGATCAACGCCCCGGCATCGTTCGACATCATCCTGTCGGACGGGCGCGTGATGGACAGCCGCGTTGCCGCGCGCCACGCCATGCGCCGCCTCGATCAGGGCTATGCCAGCCGCTGA